CCCACCATGCCAGCGGTGCGCCGGGCGATCACTCCCAGGTCCACCGAGGGGTCCAGCGGCTTTTTGCGGGCGTGGATGCGCAGGATCATCTCGCGGCCCCGCACGTCGGGGGCATCGACCACCACCTGCCGGTCGAAGCGTCCCGGGCGCAGCAGCGCGGCGTCGAGCACATCCGGGCGGTTGGTGGCCGCCAGGATGATCACCTCCTGCCCCGAGGCGAAGCCGTCCATTTCCACCAGCAATTGGTTGAGGGTCTGTTCGCGTTCGTCGTTGCCACCCTGGACATTCAACCCGCGTTTGCGGCCCACCGCGTCGATCTCGTCGATAAAGACGATGCAGGGGGCGTGTTTGCGGGCCTGCTCGAACAGGTCGCGCACCCGGGCGGCGCCCACACCCACGAACATCTCAACGAAGTCTGAGCCGGAGAGGGAGAAGTACGGGACCCGGGCCTCACCGGCGACGGCCTTGGCGAGCAGGGTCTTGCCGGAGCCGGGGGGGCCGACGAGCAGCAGGCCGTGGGGAATGCGGGCGCCGAGCTGGTGGTAG
The window above is part of the Deinococcus malanensis genome. Proteins encoded here:
- a CDS encoding ATP-dependent metallopeptidase FtsH/Yme1/Tma family protein, whose translation is TTSQFGKSKAAVISEGQVKLNFTDVAGCDEAKQDLQEVVDFLRHPERYHQLGARIPHGLLLVGPPGSGKTLLAKAVAGEARVPYFSLSGSDFVEMFVGVGAARVRDLFEQARKHAPCIVFIDEIDAVGRKRGLNVQGGNDEREQTLNQLLVEMDGFASGQEVIILAATNRPDVLDAALLRPGRFDRQVVVDAPDVRGREMILRIHARKKPLDPSVDLGVIARRTAGMVGAELENLLNEAALLAARAGRTRIVGRDVEEARDRVLMGPERRSLVVREADRKVTAYHEVGHALAAQLLPYA